Proteins from a single region of Thermococcus sp. EP1:
- a CDS encoding 6-pyruvoyl tetrahydropterin synthase family protein — protein MKARLREKFSFDAAHAVIINGEPEEIHGHTFKGEVLIEGEVKEGYIMDFLELRKIIEMTIAPLKHKNLNRIFKNPTTENIALWIAEQIKTNLPENIRLYKIVLWEGDENGVEFEF, from the coding sequence ATGAAGGCAAGGCTCAGAGAAAAGTTTAGTTTTGATGCTGCACATGCTGTAATAATTAATGGCGAACCCGAAGAAATACATGGCCATACGTTCAAAGGAGAAGTTCTAATCGAAGGAGAGGTTAAAGAAGGTTATATAATGGACTTTCTGGAACTAAGAAAAATAATAGAAATGACAATAGCACCATTGAAACATAAAAATCTCAACAGAATATTTAAAAATCCAACCACGGAAAACATAGCCCTATGGATTGCTGAACAGATCAAAACAAACTTGCCGGAGAATATCAGACTTTACAAAATCGTTTTGTGGGAAGGAGACGAAAATGGGGTTGAATTCGAGTTTTAA
- a CDS encoding nicotinate phosphoribosyltransferase: protein MRDFYIAHEDEIKSGETTDVYFIRTKKVLEEKNIHKKVFADISTTSLPKNWKWGVLAGVEEVAKLLEGHPVNVYSMPEGTIFHPYEPVMQIEGYYKEFGIFETALLGMLSQASGIATAALRTKIAAKFKPVYSFGIRHMHPAIAPMIDRSAFIGGCDGVSGVLGAKMIGEKPVGTMPHALILTIGDQVKAWKYFDEVMPEEVPRVALVDTLCDEKLEALMAAEALGKRLAAIRLDTPSSRRGNFKRIIEEVRWELDLRGYEHVKIFLSGGLDEESLKELVEVADAFGVGGSIASAKPIDFSLDIVEVEGKAHTKRGKLSGRKQVYRCEKGHYHRVPADKQLKKCPLCGAEVEPLLKPLIKDGEIVADLPKAREIREYVLEQAKKFGLTLE, encoded by the coding sequence ATGAGAGACTTTTACATCGCTCATGAAGATGAGATAAAAAGCGGTGAAACTACTGATGTCTATTTTATCAGAACAAAAAAAGTTCTCGAGGAAAAGAATATTCATAAAAAAGTTTTTGCAGATATAAGCACCACATCACTCCCAAAAAATTGGAAATGGGGAGTTTTAGCAGGAGTTGAAGAAGTGGCAAAACTTTTGGAAGGTCACCCAGTGAACGTTTATTCTATGCCAGAAGGTACAATCTTCCACCCATACGAACCGGTAATGCAAATCGAAGGATACTACAAAGAATTTGGAATTTTTGAAACTGCTTTACTCGGAATGTTAAGTCAAGCGAGTGGAATCGCAACTGCAGCATTGAGAACAAAGATCGCAGCCAAATTTAAACCGGTATATTCATTTGGAATAAGACACATGCATCCAGCTATAGCACCAATGATAGATCGCTCAGCTTTTATAGGTGGATGTGATGGTGTCAGTGGTGTTCTTGGAGCGAAAATGATAGGAGAAAAGCCTGTTGGAACGATGCCCCACGCTCTAATACTAACTATTGGAGACCAGGTCAAAGCATGGAAATACTTTGACGAGGTAATGCCTGAAGAAGTGCCAAGAGTCGCTCTTGTGGACACTCTCTGTGACGAGAAGCTAGAAGCATTAATGGCCGCTGAGGCCCTAGGAAAGAGACTAGCGGCAATTAGATTAGACACACCAAGCTCTAGAAGAGGGAATTTCAAACGAATAATTGAAGAAGTAAGATGGGAGCTGGATTTAAGAGGTTATGAACATGTGAAAATCTTTTTAAGTGGGGGACTTGACGAAGAGAGCCTTAAAGAGCTCGTAGAGGTTGCAGATGCTTTTGGCGTGGGTGGAAGTATAGCAAGTGCAAAGCCAATAGACTTCTCTCTCGACATAGTAGAAGTTGAAGGAAAGGCCCATACAAAAAGAGGGAAACTCAGTGGAAGGAAACAAGTCTACCGCTGTGAGAAGGGACATTATCACAGAGTTCCAGCAGATAAACAACTTAAAAAATGCCCTCTATGTGGAGCAGAAGTTGAACCGCTCCTAAAACCACTAATCAAAGATGGAGAAATAGTAGCAGATCTACCAAAGGCAAGAGAAATAAGGGAATACGTACTAGAACAAGCTAAAAAATTTGGACTCACATTAGAATAG
- a CDS encoding ferredoxin: MKVVVDRDTCIGCGVCASICPDVFEMDDEGKAKVLVPETDLECAKEAAESCPTGAITVE, from the coding sequence ATGAAGGTTGTTGTTGATAGGGACACATGCATTGGATGTGGAGTTTGTGCAAGCATCTGTCCAGATGTTTTTGAGATGGATGACGAAGGAAAAGCCAAAGTTCTTGTACCTGAAACCGACCTTGAATGTGCAAAAGAAGCAGCAGAGAGCTGCCCAACCGGAGCAATTACAGTTGAGTGA